The proteins below are encoded in one region of Rhizobacter sp.:
- a CDS encoding 1-acyl-sn-glycerol-3-phosphate acyltransferase: MKLLHQVVAGFFFYLALLLLGIGSLSWNLISWVLYPFLPRERGRDIGRAAIAGGYRLFWWWLQLTGVMRLSYDGIDALNRDAGLIIAPNHPTALDALLVVARVPRGVCIMRASLMQNPFLGAGARLARYIRNDPPSGLVRGAVANLQAGGQLVMFPEGTRTVTPPVNPFLPGLTLIAHKAGVPIQTVIVETTTGYLGKGWPVWKPPHFPMVYHVRLGERFAPDADHKGLSQRLEAYFRQELSA; the protein is encoded by the coding sequence TTGAAACTGCTGCACCAGGTCGTCGCCGGCTTCTTCTTCTACCTCGCCCTGCTGCTGCTCGGCATCGGGTCGCTGAGCTGGAACCTCATCAGCTGGGTGCTCTACCCCTTCCTGCCGCGCGAGCGCGGGCGCGACATCGGCCGTGCCGCCATCGCCGGGGGTTACCGGCTCTTCTGGTGGTGGCTGCAGCTCACCGGCGTGATGCGCCTGAGCTACGACGGCATCGACGCGCTCAACCGCGACGCCGGGCTCATCATCGCGCCCAACCACCCGACCGCGCTCGATGCGCTGCTTGTGGTGGCCCGGGTGCCGCGCGGCGTGTGCATCATGCGCGCGAGCCTCATGCAAAACCCCTTCCTCGGGGCCGGCGCCCGGCTTGCGCGCTACATCCGCAACGACCCGCCGAGCGGCCTCGTGCGCGGCGCGGTGGCCAACCTCCAGGCCGGTGGCCAGCTGGTGATGTTCCCGGAAGGCACCCGCACGGTGACCCCGCCGGTGAACCCCTTCCTGCCCGGCCTCACGCTCATCGCGCACAAGGCCGGCGTGCCCATCCAGACCGTCATCGTCGAGACCACCACCGGCTACCTGGGCAAGGGCTGGCCGGTGTGGAAGCCACCGCACTTCCCGATGGTCTACCACGTGCGCCTGGGTGAGCGGTTTGCACCCGATGCCGACCACAAGGGGCTGTCGCAGCGGCTCGAAGCCTATTTCCGCCAGGAGCTGAGCGCGTGA